One Scomber scombrus chromosome 23, fScoSco1.1, whole genome shotgun sequence genomic window, AGCAATGCGACAACTTCAAAGTTATCTTACatgttgtgtattttcttttagcTAGCTTGCTAACGTCAACAAAGCCTACATTCATGAATGACCTTGGTTTTGTGTGGAGCAACTGTCTTAAATTAAGCTACACTAGCTGTTGATGGCCAGTAAACAGCTTCAAACTCAATAGCTGGgctgctgtttaaaatgtaatgccttatttttatttacacactTGAAATACAATGTATGTTAAGAGTAAGTGTGGAATCTTTGCTCAAAGGTACCTTTGACTGTGCTAATGGCCGAGTGatgaaagaaaagcaacaagTAATGTAGAAATTTAAGTTGctatcaataaataattaacattatAATTTTTTCAATTAGTGCGATTATAGTGAGGTTACCCAGGGGATTCCAGTGAATTGAAGATTTCTATGGCTATTGGGGTTGCTATTCAACTAGAAAATGGGACAAACAGCGGATGAATAATAATACTTTGTCAAATATCTGTCAATATTGTGTTCCTGTATTTGTTTAACAGAAAGTCCTTTCTCAGTCTCTCATCCTTTTTATCTGCACTGTAGAAATACTGCCGCTGTCTGGGTGGAAATCTTGCATCGATACATAACCGTTGTGAGTACCGTGCAATTCAGAGGTTGATCCGGTGCACCACTCACAGCTGGCATACAGTGGCATGGATCGGAGGCCATGATGCAGTTcaggtattttatttttcattgcaaAAGGGCCAGcagttatttaaataaaacttctttttttaaaatgtatttttgtatgtaaaaaatataaatatatgtaattaataaaatgatgtCCTCTAGGCGAGAACTTGGCGGTGGAGTGATGGCACCAGATTCAGTTATCGGCACTGGTGTCGTGGAGAGCCCAACAATGGCGCGTGTCGTGGTCAGCACTGCCTACAAATTAATTATTCAGGTAAATGAACACAGTGTATGAGTGATATTAATGATAAGATTAATGAAAAATCTCAATTTTGCTCCAAGATCAATGAATATCTACCGTTCTTTTAAGATTTCGTTTCTACTGTTTttactgacacatttttctttttgggtaTTTATAGGTTGCAGGTGCTGGGATGACGAcaactgcatgaaaaaaaagccATTCGTCTGTGTCAGGAGACGCTGATGATTCCTGACATACCGCCGCACAACAGCACAAACACTGGCAAAAGCAACTATATTTGTGCTGATCAGTCTAATATGACGTAAAGGCTCTATATCTCATATCATTTCatataattatttcatttctaTCGCTGTAACGCTACTGAAGGAACGAAGCGACAAGTGATGTAAACAGCAGTTGGATTTTCTCTCAGGCCTTGTGCCTTTAATGAGAGCAGattgaatgtgttttgtaaAGAATGCTTTTA contains:
- the LOC134005939 gene encoding ladderlectin-like is translated as MKMLTVCVLLCAMMALATAQSGPEEQTDLVKRTCRCPCGWTRIRGRCFRYIPYCKRWADAEKYCRCLGGNLASIHNRCEYRAIQRLIRCTTHSWHTVAWIGGHDAVQARTWRWSDGTRFSYRHWCRGEPNNGACRGQHCLQINYSGCRCWDDDNCMKKKPFVCVRRR